TTAATAACGGAAGCTTTCCGATAGACATATAATGATAAGCAGATAACAGCCCTTTCTCATTTTCATAGACATAAAAATATTCTCTCAAAGGAGTTCTAATCGTCCAGTCCCCTAATGAGAAATAAACTCCTTCATCCCCTTTTGCATCTTTCCTGCGGATGCTGGTTAATATTAACCCTCCGTTATCCTGATTTAAGAAACGGAGCACCCCCGTCATGGTGCCTCTAGGAAATGGAAGGCCGATATTCATATACCTCTCTCCATCTTTTTCATGAGAGGAATAAAGCGCAGTAAAAATCGGCTCTTTCGTTTGAGCATTTCTTCTTATCCAGGCTCTTACATGCTTTCTTCCATCTTCATCATCCTTGATCGCGACTATTTCCCCTTCCATGTCGATTACCTTATTAGGAGGAAGGTTGATTTGACCAAGACGTTTTGTAATTCGATAAATTAGGTGAGAAAGCGAGCCAAAACCTTTTTCCCACTGAATATCCGCTTTCATTTGAAAGTTTTCAGGAGATAGGTAAAAGTGCTTCACTGATTCCGAAACCTTTGAGGAAGAAAAAGCATGGCTGTTATAGTCCTCCCAATTCGATATCAAACCATCAACATTTTCAAAGTTGTTCACCCAGTCATATTCGTATACTGCCTTGTCTCCAACGTATCCTTTTCCCCTTATCCGGCTGACAGGAAAATCTCCATAATCGTACCGTTTACCAGGATGGACGCCTCTCCAAGCTAAAACAGCCAGCAGAGAAAAACAAAACGAATTTACAGCCCCATGCCATTTAAGCATTCCTCCAATTCCAAGCCAATACGTTTCCATCAGCAGCCCCAGGCTATAAGCAAAGGAAAAACCCATAGTCATGAGCAATAACACAGAGGCAAGCCGCAGCCCCACCTTACTCCACTGTGTTAAATCACGGGCAATGATCAACCACCAGGAGCAAAGCCAAGCCAGAAGGATTACATACACCCCTACCGTTACCACTTCTAAAGGTGGCCCTTGATCAAGTCCGATCGCAACGAGAAAGGGCCCGGCCATAATTCCACAAGCTAAAACCGTATAAGCTCTTCCTAAAGATTTCCTGGAAGCATATAAATACCTGCCAAAAAAACCGGTAACCAGCGGCAGGACAAACGCTGCGTAATGAAAATGGATCGCGGTCAACTGAATAATGGGTTCTTGATAAGGAAGGAAATCTGCAAATCCCCCGCTCGAAAGCACAAGCCACCCTCCTCCAACCGCTATGTAGATAAATCCGATGTCAATAGTCGTTTCCTCTATTGGACTGAAGCCGCGACCTAACAATCTCATTATTCCCCAAAAGCAAGCAGGATTGTATAAAACAGCCAAATCGCTCCCCACCACCCGGCATCCGCACTTGGAGGCAATGTCACAGAGATAAGCCCCCTACAGCAAAGGGCAGTGACAATCTCATAAGCTGAGACAACCACCTGTCAGCTCGGCTGCTTCGCGGCTCCTGCACCGCTTCTTCTATGAGTAAAGGAACCAAAACTAAAAACGCAAACCCCAGCGCGGTGTCAATTAAAGTTAAATAGAAAATCATTTTCCAAACGATTAAAATACATACACCGGCTAAACTAATCCATCTTCCCGAATGCTTCATATGCCAAAACTCCTAACTATGTAAAAAATTACAAGGGTGTGTATCGATTATCCAGAGTGGTAGAATGAAAATATAGGAATTATTTTCAGTTTAACAAAACCTCTAAGGAAGGAGTGTCGTCTATAACAATGAGGTGGGACAAATTGATACATAAACAACGGTTACAATCTTATCCAAAGAATAAAGAAACCCATTTAGATATGGATGTCCTCATCGAACAATGGGTACGCGACTATGGTCACGATTTAAAGTGGCTGGCGTATTCGT
This Halobacillus salinarum DNA region includes the following protein-coding sequences:
- a CDS encoding YndJ family protein; amino-acid sequence: MAVLYNPACFWGIMRLLGRGFSPIEETTIDIGFIYIAVGGGWLVLSSGGFADFLPYQEPIIQLTAIHFHYAAFVLPLVTGFFGRYLYASRKSLGRAYTVLACGIMAGPFLVAIGLDQGPPLEVVTVGVYVILLAWLCSWWLIIARDLTQWSKVGLRLASVLLLMTMGFSFAYSLGLLMETYWLGIGGMLKWHGAVNSFCFSLLAVLAWRGVHPGKRYDYGDFPVSRIRGKGYVGDKAVYEYDWVNNFENVDGLISNWEDYNSHAFSSSKVSESVKHFYLSPENFQMKADIQWEKGFGSLSHLIYRITKRLGQINLPPNKVIDMEGEIVAIKDDEDGRKHVRAWIRRNAQTKEPIFTALYSSHEKDGERYMNIGLPFPRGTMTGVLRFLNQDNGGLILTSIRRKDAKGDEGVYFSLGDWTIRTPLREYFYVYENEKGLLSAYHYMSIGKLPLLKISYQLKSMEKL